The genomic window atatatatatatatatatatatatatatatatatataaaattgtataaatataaatataaatatatatatatgtatatatatatatatatatgtatgtatatatatacatatatatatatatatatatatatatatatatatatatatatatatatatatatatatatatatatatatacacacacacacacacacacacacatatatatatatatatatatatatatatatatatatatatatatatatatatatatatatatatatatatacacacacacacacacacacactcacacacacacacacacacacacacacacacacacacacacacacacacacacacacacacacacacacacacacacacacacacacacatatatatatatatatgtatatatatatatgtatatatatatatgtatgtgtataaatatatatatatatatatatatatatatatatatatatatatatatatatatatatatatatatatatatatatatatatatatatatatatatatatatatatacatacatacatataaatataaatctatctatctatctatctatctatctatctatctatctatctatctatctatctatctatctatctatctatatatgtgtgtgtgtgtgtgtgtgtgtgggtgtgtacacacacacacacacacacacacacacacacacacacacacacacacacacacacacacacacacacacacacacacacacacacacacgtacacacacacacacgcatatacacacatatatatgtatatatatatatatatatatatatatatatatacatatacatatatatatatacatatatatatgtgtgtgtgtgtgagtgtgggtgtgtgtgtgtgtgtgtgtgtgtatacatatatatatatatatgtatatatatatgtatatatatatatatatatatatatatatatatatatatatgtgtgtgtgtgtgtgtgtgtgtgtgtgtgtgtgtgtgtgtgtgtgtgtgtgtgtgtgtgtatatatatatatatatatatttatatatatatatttatatatatgtatatatatatatataatatatatatatatttatatatatatctatatatatatctatatatatgtatatatatatatatatatatatatatatatatatatatatatacatatatacacacacacgcacccacacccgcacccacacagataaacacacatgtatatacacactcatatatatatatatatatatatatatatatatatatatatatatatatatatatatatgcatatacaaacacacacacacacacacacacacacacacacacacacacacacacacacacacacacacacacacacatatatatatatatatatatatgtatatatgtatatatgtgtgtgtgtatatgtatatatatatatatatatgtatatatatatatatatatatatatatatatatatatatatatatatatatacacatatacacacacacacacatatatacatacacacacacacacacatatatatatatatatatatatatatatatatatatatatatatatatataaatatatatatacgtgtgtgtgcgtgtgtgtgtgtatgtatgtgtgtatgtgtgtgtgcgtttgtgtgtatgtgtgtgcgtgtatatctatatgtatacatgcatgtatatacacatatatgtgtgtgtgtgtgtgtgtgtgtgtgtgtgtgtgtgtgtacattatatatatatatatatatatatatatatatatatatatatatatatatatatatatatatatatatatatatatatatatatacagagagagagagagagagagagagagagagagagagagagagagagagagagagagagagagagaaagagagagagagagagagagagagagaaagagggagggagggagggagagagggagagagggagagagaatattaatGTGCAGTATACGGTGTAAGGGAATGCAGCTCATGTTCTCGGTTTTTATTCGATCATTAGGGAGTCGAATCGTTTCGAAAATCTAGATTTCTTTCAAGTGGTTTTTATGAAATACTTGTATCTTGTGTAATTGGGTCTGGAATATTTTTTTCGAATTCTGATATCTATATTTGCTGAAGTATTGAATAATTGTGAAATGACAAATATAGCACAGTGCATGGGTCTGCAGTTGCAATTACATGAAGTATTCGCTATGGGCTtatactttcttttttgtattggtTGATGTTTAAGATAGCATTACCAATTATCCTTCTGTTAGATTACTAGTAACTTGTTTCTCTTTTCCAGAATAAATCTTTCTAATTCATCCTTGACCTCTCCTTcaatatttcttttccattataaGTATCCATCTTTTTGGCATTTATCATTCATGCAGATTTTTCCTCAATCAGTGTTAGTCAATTTGGTAAGAAAAGCCTTGAactttgtccttttttgtttttattggacAAATGTAAAGTCTCGTGGGCCGACGTCACCATGCAGGGCAACCAATGAACCTGTTCAATAGTTAgctttattattttatcagtaCAAGAAAATATACAATAAGGTAATCATATAAACCTTAGGCTTATTTCTAACTACAATAAGATACAAATCACCATTATAATCTAATTTGGAATAtgacgagagaagggagaaagggaacagTGGTGTTGGTGTCTATTGCACGACTGTAAATATGGGCTTGCCTGTCTGGGGGCCAACAAGGTAATAAAtttgattcttgtttttttttatatagtatgACGGAAGCACATTGTAGTAATTGGAATAGACCAAAAACATATACAGTAGGAACGTTTAGTCTTCACCGAAATAAGTGACATAGAAAACcgttgtgttttgtatgtatttttttttccaaactcaTTCAGgctagttgggggagggggtctctACGTACTTTGTACTTGAAATTATCCTGTTGAATATTCAAAATGTGTTATCACTTATAAAGACAAGGGATGATGAACTAGATAAGGTTGTCCATATTGTTCCAAGTTCAAAGTGGAGGAactggataaacacacacacgaacacacaatatGGAAAGTGACGTAGGAAACACTGAGAAAAAGGGGTTTGGAAGGCAAGGAATCCAGATGGTGATTCTGTCCATCGGCGGTTCAAGGGGACTCGTCGATCCTCACTTGTTTTCACGTAGTTGATCCATGTACATTTAGTTGACTCACACAGATGCCTaatctttacaatatatatttatacttcatttataatttgtttacattatatacaGATTGGTAATAATATACATTTGTTCAAAATACAGATAGTAATCCTTTTAGAAATCATTCACTAGACGGAGTTTGCCGGGACAGAATCGCAAAATCTGGCACCAAAGTACAGCGCAAGGCTTGTGCACGGTTTTCGTATTTTTCATTAAACTTTTTTTCCATTCCATGTTCAAGCACGGACACATGAGCAGTAGAGTGAGATCGGGAAAACTGCACAAGCCCGTACACCATAGTAAAGTCAAAGATCGGACATTAATAGGAAAAATCTAGGTCTAGATTAGGCTACTACGGAATAATAAATTGGAATACCATATTTTGGAGGGAAATGTTTGAAGAGAGCAAATGGGACAAAAAATAAATTTCTCCGCACAGTCATGGGGTCGTTCTCAAGATATCACACATTTAAAGTCACTTCTACCAGCTACGTTGGAATGCTTATTGAGAATGCAAACATCTTCCGTTTAACCATCTATAGAACTTTTTTAACGCATCCTTTGCGCctggtatatatatactcatatacacagcGAGATTCCACAGAGAGATGAAAGGCACGACACCGTTCAAACATGTTGGCCCTGTCGTCTAATTATCCGTTGTAGTCACAGCGCCATTTTCCAATTAAAGAGTACTTATTTCCTAATAAAGGTTatggatataaaaagaaaaaagcaaaggggAATGTACCGAATTCAAACCTCCTTGCTAGTGGTGCTCACTTAGCCAATCATATTCCAGAATTCCCGAAGAGTACAGAGACCAAAGTGAAGCCACCAatcgggagacgagagagaacggGATCGGGCGACAAAGAGGAATGCTATTGGCCAGTAAAAGGTCACATGACAGAGGGATGATCTTTAGATGGTCCGGGCACCACGAGAGGGCCCCTAACTCTATGTGAAAGACGGCAGTCTGAGGTCTCCTGTGTGGGGCCCTCCCACAGCGCCCTTGCCGGAATCTAAGGAGGAATTAAAGAGGTGAAAGACTTTGACTGGGAGCCTTTGGTCGACGCTGCCAGTTAGTCACCTATCATGGACGTTACTCTGTGTATAGCCTTAAGCCCGGCTCGGGAAAGCGGCCTCGGACCCGGCTCAAGGAAGCAGCCTTAGGCCTGGCTCTGGGAAATACCATCGGCTTCCTCAGGGGAAAAGCCACGGGCCAAATCAAGGTTGTTGCCACGGGCCCGGCTCAAGGAAGTAGCCATGGACCTGGCGTAGGGTGATATGGAAGCACTCTGGTACACTATTGTGGTGAAGTACGGTCTCTATACAAAAtaaatttgcatatgtatacttgataaaaataaaattctaaATGTTATCCACATCTCTAACAAGATCCTATTAGAAATCTCCAGTAGTCATTTTGGCACAATCGTTGCTTACAACCAAGTTAAACTGGCATTTCGTTTGGCATTTGAAGAAAGTACGAGGAAGAAATTAGCTCTTAGAAGCTCACATAGACGGAGGTGACAATGAGTGCCAAGTATGGGACAACAGAAACCTACTTAGACTAGCAATATGACTATCGATGTAGTAGGCAGCCATGGCACGGCATCATGCTGCCAGTACATGAACATCCGAAGGAAGATGGCACAAAAGAATTCTCGAGAAATGTCGAAGAAAATCAGAGGACTACATGGCATGCCTTGGAAATCTAGAAAATAGAGAGATTGCACATGTTGAGATTACTTTGGACTAGTGAGGTGACGAGACCAGCCACTGCGAACctgtcgtgtgtgtgtacatcttgaAGTGACACAGCGAGAAACAGGGGCTCTGCGTCAGGCCAAGACAGCACTGGGGGGTCGCACTAGCTGGTCTGGTTCACGTGGGAAGTTGACGGCACGAGGCACGGGGAATCCACTAGCACTAGCGACCTGGGCAAGAGTGTATGGTTCCTAGTACATTTATGGAAGACAGTGGATTTATCATTGGAGAACCTGCTCGTATTCTACACCGCAGTGTTGCCAATGGTGCTCTTACAGTTGTACCCCCATTCCGAGTGTAACTGGACTTAATTCATTACAGGAAACCtccgttatttttgttttctttggcgaACTGCCAATAAACGTCATTCAAATAATATAACGATAATTCCTTCATAATATTttcgaaacaataaaaaaatgcacatgaagctttacatacatatatatatatataatctggcaACACTGCTTCTCCATGTGGCACTGAAACATCGCATAATTCAGTATTCTCTTTACTTGAGTATTTTGACAGGTACTGGCTTAAGGTGGAAGGGCCTTACCCGCCTTGAATCAACACCTACTATCATAACACGACTACGGAActatacgaaagagagaaagagagacatgagagattTAGCTGTCCCATACCCACATTTCAGAGGGATCCTAAATATAAAGGACCCTAGCTATAAGGACCCCTGTGAGAGTTTTCGTAAGTGAAGATAAAAGTGATTGGCACATGCGAATTTACATTAATCCTATACaaaagtaaatataattataaccttttttaaataacaaagaaacactGCATAGTAGGTCCATGTAACTCTAGCAATGTAAGGAGCACATTACTTGACATATTGCACACCAAACATGCAAATCCTCTTTGCAATATGTCAAGCATCAAAAACATCAAAGACTTTTTTCAGCACTCATTTTGATCATAGACACTGACATCTCGTTGCATGTCACCTTTTGATTTACAGTGTTAGAGGAAACTTTCATAAACTCTGTTCGTTGTCGCACACTGTTTGCATCACATTGGTTCACTTGACACTTGATTTGAATTGCTTTCTTAGCTAAAAGTTTCACCGCGATCTACGCCACGACCTCCTCTTTCACCGAGGGGGCGGAGGCCTCGAGTGCCTCAGGAGGCGAGGCCGGGGGACTCCCCACCGAGGCCTCGTCCGCGGGCGAGCTGAGGGGCGTCGCGACCCGGACTGCGGGGAGGGAGTCGGCGGAGGCTGTGACGATGACCGACACGCCCTCCGAGGCAGCGACGGCCCCGGCGCCACTGTCGGACGGCGAGGGGACCGGGGTGGACGACTCGGAGTGCGGGGCGGCGCCGTCGGGGCGGTACGGTTTGCAGTACGAGTACCGGTGATTCCTGTGTTGGGAGTAGGAACCTGAGTGGGAGAACCGCTTCAGACACTTGTCGCACTGGAAAGGTTTTTCGCCGGTGTGTAGCCGGCTGTGTTCGGTGAGATGATGCTTGTGCTTGAACGCTTTGGGGCACAAGTCACACTTGAAGGGGCGTTTACCTGAAGGAGAAAAAACTCATTAATGGTCTTGTTTTAAGAAGTGTTAGTACTTAGTAACAATGGTTTGAAGTTGTCAAAGAAAAAGCCTTTGTAAATCGGACATTCACCTTACCTGAGTGTTCATACTTGTGCCGGGCGAGGGACGACTGCTTGTTGAAGGACTTGTCACACTGGTCGCACTGGAACACTCCACCTTCCTCGTCGCGTCGCCGCTTGCGGGCTTCGTCGTCACAGTCATCATCTTCCTACAATGCAAGAAGCGGATCATGAGCAATTTCATCCAACTACGAAATACAGCATAATTAAGGAGCAAGTATGGAGTAAATGCAAGAGGAACTGTTCATCTGACACTCACCCTTGGTCGCTTCTCGCTGTTCTCCATGTGGTCAGGGTACAGCGCCGGCAAGCCGAGTTTCGCCCCCTGGAGGATCTGGGCCAGCTTGCTGTGCTGCTccgagatgagggagggatatcCCGCCACGTTGAGGCTGCTCGACTCCTTCGAATCGGCGATATTATTGTTGAGGGaattgggcgtgggcgtgcgggacTCCGACTTGTACGAGATGGCCAGAGACGTCGAGTCTGCATCGGAGTCCGAGAAGACGGAGGCTGGCTTGGGTGACGCCGAGGGGGACGACTTCTTGGTGGAGAGGTCGAGCGGCTGGTCGTCGTCGAGGTCGTCGGCGCCATCCCCGGGGGTGGGCGAGGCGCGGCCGTTCAGCGGGTACAGCGGTGCCAGCAAGGACGGGTAGTAGGGGCTGATGCTGATGGGTTTGCTGCTGGCCTGGGAGGTAGGGGCGACGTAACTCGTGGGGGCGTAACTCGTGGAGGTGTAGCTTGATGTGGTGTAACTTGGCGTCGAGTAACTGGTGGTGTAACTGGGCTGCGAATAGGAGGTGGGCGTTGGGGTGATGGAGCGGCCTTCACGCCTGTCGCGGGCGCGGGCGTTCTGGAACCACACCTGTACGACGCGCACGGGGAAGTTGATCTTCTCTGCGATTGTGATCAGCTCTTCCTTCTTGGGGCGGGGGTTGACTGCATAATGGGCGCGCAGGACGACCAGCTGCTCCTCGCGAATGTGAGAGCGGACGCGGACCTTCTTGCCGTCGCTGGTCGTCTCTTCGTCATCGACAACGTGGCTGGAGtcgccctccgcctcctcctccctgccatgGCCGACACGGCTGTGATGGTACAGGGGCTGGGCGGGGTGCATCGGGTAATGGCTCTGCTGAAGATGTCGGTGCTGCTGATTCCCCGCTAACAAGCGTGCTGCTAAGCCTTCGATAATGCGCCCCTTGTAGTGCTCGGTGGCGGCGTTGACCTCGGGCAAGCGTGGGCACTGTCCGCGGGCGTGGTACAAGGCGTCGATGCAGCTCTTGAAGGCGATGCCGCAGAGCTCGCACGACAGGTCGTCCGTGATGGGCGAGTTGCTCAAGAGGGACCCCGGGGTGGCGGACGACACCTTCTCTTCGAACTGCTGCTTTGTGACTGAAGTATTTACGCTCTCTAGCATCTTCTTGAGGGTGGACATGCCCTCCTTCTCGTTGTTGTTAGCCGGCTCCTCGCGCTCCTCGTCCCCGCGCTCCTTCGACGGGTGgctcctgtcttcctcctcctccttcgtttcctccttgATGACTAGCTCGCCGGGCTCTCGGTCTTCATCGTCGACGTCCTCCTGAGGGGCGTCCTCGCTGTGGTCCTTCTCCTCTACGCCGCCGTCCTGCTGGGCCTTGTTGAGCGCCTGTGTCATGGTCAGGGACAGTAAGGACGAATACTGAGGGTGGAACTGGGCCGCCAGGATGAGGGGGTTCAGCGGGTGGTAGGGTGAGAGTCCCTGGTGGAGGTTACCCTGAAGCCCCTGAGACAGGCACTGGGGGAAGCCCTGGTTAAGCACCGGAGTCATACTGGAGCTGCTGAGGCTCCCAGGGGACACCAACGACGGAGGGGACATGAGAAGTGAGTCCCTGGAGATTGGTCGTGTGGGAGACGAGTACCCAAGGTCAGCAGAAGGAGTCGGGGACTTGTCCTTCGGCAGGATGGGCAAGTAGGAACCGTTGAGGGCTGGACGCTTGTTGTTGGATCCAGGGAACTGTGGGGGCGGACGTGGCATGACCCCGTTGGTCCTACTGCGTCCCAGctggtggggagagagaataaattaaGCGGTTTCGAAGGTATGCAAATGCAGGTAAGTGGCAAAATTACATCAATTAAACATTTCCGCTAAACAGGATCaacaaatacatatgcaaatcAGCATCACGAAGAAACACGGTCTACGAACCTGGCATTTCTTAGAGGACATGTGAGAGGAGTAAGATCCTGAGTGGGAGAAGCGCTTGCCGCAGTGCTCGCACTCGAAGGGCTTTTCTCCACTGTGAATCCTCTTGTGCTCCTGAAGAAGAAAGGTAAAGGTTAATGAACGGAAAGAACGACACAAATCCCTTAAATTACACCATTTTCTTATGAATCACACCGACTCCTGTGACAGCTGCTCGAACTCCGTCGGTCCCGAAAGACACGGTGTTCCGACTTGCGCATTTTCCTGCAGGTGTGGGTCGGGACGCCGCCGCCGTAGGGACCCAAAGTGAGTGCGGACGCGGCGTGATAACCAGTGATAATATACACAGGAAGGAAGCCCAAGGTGGCATGCACcgcactcctctcctcactcgcgCCTCCTgagttactactgctactcctctTTTAGAAtagcgaaggaagggaaaaggaggaagggaagaaaaggaaggaaagacggagagaggggagtaggcaacagggagaaagagagggaggtgcgcgggaggggggaagggaggggagggggagtagggagcagGTAGATGGAAGCTGACGTTGAGATATTCTAGAGGATCTAGGTAAGTCTTCCGGTTCACCTGGGTTATCAGCGCCGGTTCCTCACGATACGACGAGATAGTGAGCACTGTTCCTCGGTTGCCACATTCTACACagtattttttaatgatattctacacggattatctctcttttttttttactttcttttagcAACTTGTATCTCCTTAAGTTTCAAGTTATTAAAAAAATCAGGATATAattcataaaaagaaatacatagcTGATAATATAATCAGTAATGAATAAAACATTTATAATGCCATGAAAAGCAGAGGATATGAATTATCGCAGGTGAAAGCACGAGTACGAAGGGTTGGAAGCAAGcacgaggaaaggagaggagaaaagggtgagagagagggggcaggtagagaggggaaagggggaggggaatgaaggagtgagtaatggagtgagagggagggagagagagagagagagagagagagagagagagagagagagagagagagagagacagagagagagagagagagagagagagagagagagagagagagagagagaaaagatacatcatcacacaaacacacacaaaaaaaaaacaccaaaaaacagagacagaacccCAAACACCCACGTACCTTGAGGTGGTGCTTGAACTTGAAGGCCTTCCCACACTCATCGCACTTGAACCTCCGGAGAACGTCTGACTCCTGGTGCGAAATCATGTGTCTTTGGAGGCGGTGAATGTTGGCGAACTTCTTGTGGCACACAGAACACGactgtgggggagaaggaggaggggaggtaagtaTGAGGTAAATATGAGGTAAGTATGGGGAAAGTATGAGGTAAGGACATTGGGATGGGCACTGTGATtaggtatgcatatacataaagatattggGTAGATCGTTTctgtgggtaggagggggagtgaggggagtgtgtgtgtgtgtgtgtgtgtgtgtgtgtgtgtgtgtgtgtgtgtgtgtgtgtgtgtgtgtgtgtgtgtgtgtgtgtgtgtgtgtgtgtgtgtgtgtgtgcgcatgcgcgtgCGTTCCCTTCAAATTAGGCCCAGTATGTTCAACCaaatctatccctccctcccccccaccttccccgtccccttccccctctatccacgGAGGAGCAGCTTCGACCCTGTACCCACAGAAGCGGATAACATTATCTGTCCCTGATTGTAGTATCGAAACAAAATGATTGCACGTGAACCCGcacccccgcccacaccacccacccgcCCTCGCCTCCCGCCCGACCCAGCTATCAATCAATATcctgcagggagagggagagggatagggaggggtggagtagggggggagggggctcacGCGGACGGGGAAAGACGTCTTGGAGAGGGTTGTACGCacgcacgtttgtttgtttgtttgtatgtttcatTTGTTGAGTGGAGTTGCTCAGCGGGTGTTTTAGGTGGATGTGTACATGGGAAGAAATGTCTGTTcaaatatatactgtgtatgcgtgtggatataaacacatgaattcagcatacatatatcaataaagtCATTGCTTGATTAATAAATAAGGG from Penaeus vannamei isolate JL-2024 chromosome 5, ASM4276789v1, whole genome shotgun sequence includes these protein-coding regions:
- the zfh1 gene encoding zinc finger E-box-binding homeobox protein zag-1 isoform X2, with translation MAGVTTMYAPSYTDSIKLWNFAGVFNYLSENNGSDTGVSPQTPTDEAATPTNAPISPPTSSLTPNSEAALGDDSDYLTGANVSCSVCHKKFANIHRLQRHMISHQESDVLRRFKCDECGKAFKFKHHLKEHKRIHSGEKPFECEHCGKRFSHSGSYSSHMSSKKCQLGRSRTNGVMPRPPPQFPGSNNKRPALNGSYLPILPKDKSPTPSADLGYSSPTRPISRDSLLMSPPSLVSPGSLSSSSMTPVLNQGFPQCLSQGLQGNLHQGLSPYHPLNPLILAAQFHPQYSSLLSLTMTQALNKAQQDGGVEEKDHSEDAPQEDVDDEDREPGELVIKEETKEEEEDRSHPSKERGDEEREEPANNNEKEGMSTLKKMLESVNTSVTKQQFEEKVSSATPGSLLSNSPITDDLSCELCGIAFKSCIDALYHARGQCPRLPEVNAATEHYKGRIIEGLAARLLAGNQQHRHLQQSHYPMHPAQPLYHHSRVGHGREEEAEGDSSHVVDDEETTSDGKKVRVRSHIREEQLVVLRAHYAVNPRPKKEELITIAEKINFPVRVVQVWFQNARARDRREGRSITPTPTSYSQPSYTTSYSTPSYTTSSYTSTSYAPTSYVAPTSQASSKPISISPYYPSLLAPLYPLNGRASPTPGDGADDLDDDQPLDLSTKKSSPSASPKPASVFSDSDADSTSLAISYKSESRTPTPNSLNNNIADSKESSSLNVAGYPSLISEQHSKLAQILQGAKLGLPALYPDHMENSEKRPREDDDCDDEARKRRRDEEGGVFQCDQCDKSFNKQSSLARHKYEHSGKRPFKCDLCPKAFKHKHHLTEHSRLHTGEKPFQCDKCLKRFSHSGSYSQHRNHRYSYCKPYRPDGAAPHSESSTPVPSPSDSGAGAVAASEGVSVIVTASADSLPAVRVATPLSSPADEASVGSPPASPPEALEASAPSVKEEVVA
- the zfh1 gene encoding zinc finger E-box-binding homeobox protein zag-1 isoform X1, producing MAGVTTMYAPSYTDSIKLWNFAGVFNYLSAENNGSDTGVSPQTPTDEAATPTNAPISPPTSSLTPNSEAALGDDSDYLTGANVSCSVCHKKFANIHRLQRHMISHQESDVLRRFKCDECGKAFKFKHHLKEHKRIHSGEKPFECEHCGKRFSHSGSYSSHMSSKKCQLGRSRTNGVMPRPPPQFPGSNNKRPALNGSYLPILPKDKSPTPSADLGYSSPTRPISRDSLLMSPPSLVSPGSLSSSSMTPVLNQGFPQCLSQGLQGNLHQGLSPYHPLNPLILAAQFHPQYSSLLSLTMTQALNKAQQDGGVEEKDHSEDAPQEDVDDEDREPGELVIKEETKEEEEDRSHPSKERGDEEREEPANNNEKEGMSTLKKMLESVNTSVTKQQFEEKVSSATPGSLLSNSPITDDLSCELCGIAFKSCIDALYHARGQCPRLPEVNAATEHYKGRIIEGLAARLLAGNQQHRHLQQSHYPMHPAQPLYHHSRVGHGREEEAEGDSSHVVDDEETTSDGKKVRVRSHIREEQLVVLRAHYAVNPRPKKEELITIAEKINFPVRVVQVWFQNARARDRREGRSITPTPTSYSQPSYTTSYSTPSYTTSSYTSTSYAPTSYVAPTSQASSKPISISPYYPSLLAPLYPLNGRASPTPGDGADDLDDDQPLDLSTKKSSPSASPKPASVFSDSDADSTSLAISYKSESRTPTPNSLNNNIADSKESSSLNVAGYPSLISEQHSKLAQILQGAKLGLPALYPDHMENSEKRPREDDDCDDEARKRRRDEEGGVFQCDQCDKSFNKQSSLARHKYEHSGKRPFKCDLCPKAFKHKHHLTEHSRLHTGEKPFQCDKCLKRFSHSGSYSQHRNHRYSYCKPYRPDGAAPHSESSTPVPSPSDSGAGAVAASEGVSVIVTASADSLPAVRVATPLSSPADEASVGSPPASPPEALEASAPSVKEEVVA